The Mesoterricola silvestris sequence GATCCCCTTCGGGGCATGGTGCCTGGAAGGTGAGTGTCCTGGCAACGCACGAACCTGTTGCGCCGGAGAATCCAGGCGAAAAGATGAAACGCTGGGGCGCAGGGATCTCGCTGGGGCGCTGGGGGTCAAGCCCGGGTGTGAACGCCCCGGCGGATCCCGCCATCCATGAGGGGCCAGGCGCGGACGTTCAGAAACAGGCCAACCCCCAGACCGGAGAAACGCAACCGCGTATTGATCTGGGCGAAGTGGGCATCCACCCGCTTTTCCTTCTTTTCCCAGCGCCCCAGCGAGTCCCCAGCGCCTCAGCGTTTAATCGTTTCGATGGGCCTTCCGTTGAGTCTATAAATTGCCGAACACTCCCTAGGCGCCCCGCTGCTCCATGAGGGCCTCGGACTTGCGCATGGCCCGCTGGGTGGTCCAGAAGCCCCAGAGGGCGCCCAGGGCGCCGGTGGCGGTGCCGATGAGGCCGATCAGGGCCAGGTTGCCCGGCGAGAAGAAGCCCAGCCTCGCCAGTTCCACCAGGAGGGGCGACAGGCGGCCCATGCCGTGGGCCACGGGCCACCATAGGCCCAGGAGGCCCAGCACCGCCACCATGGATGCCAGGAGGCCCAGCACGCCGCCTTCCACCAGGAGGGGGGTGCGGATGAAGCCCTCGGTGGCTCCCACCAGGCGCATGATGGTGATCTCCTCCTCGCGGGTCATGATGCACATGCGGATGACGTTGCCGGTGGCGAAGCCGGCGGCCACCAGGAGCAGGACGCCGAAGGAACTGAGCGCCGACCGCATGAGGCGGGCCGTCTTCTGGAGCCCCTCCAGGCGCTCCTGATCCACCACCACGTCACCCACCCCGGGCAGGGAGCGCAGGCTCTCCCCCACGTCGATGGCCTTGCGCGCCGCCAGAAGGTCCGGGCGCAGGCTCAGTTCCAGGGTCTCGGGGATGGGCTCGCCCAGGCTCTTGAGCATGAGGCCCGCGTCCCGGGTGGTCTCCAGGAACCTGCGGGTGGTCTCCTGGGAGGAGATGCGCTTGACGCTCGCGAAGCGCGGGTCCCGGCGGAGCTGGCCTTCGGCCTGGTCCAGGCCGCCGCCCTCGTTGGCGAAGATGGTGATGCGGGCCAGGCCCTCCATGCGCGAGACCCACCGGTCCAGCCCCTGCACCACCAGCAGGCCTCCGCCGGCCAGGAGCAGGCCCGAGGCCAGGGTGAGCACGGCCAGGAAATGCTGGCCCCGGTGCCGGAACAGATCGTTCACCACGTCGCGGATCAGCAGGCCCAGGAGCCGGTAGAAGACCATCCTACTTGCTCCCGTCCAGGGCCAGGCCGCGGATCTCCACCCCGGTGCCCAGGTAGTACCGCACGGAGGCGGCCGCGGAGGAGGGGCTCTTCCAGATCCGCAGGATGTTGGCGCCCGTGCCCGAGCCGGTGGTGGAGGCGGTGAAGTCGGCCCCCGCCATCCAGTCCTTCACCTGGGCGTGGGCGAGGAAGCGCAGGCCGGCCAGGGCCGTGGCGGTGTCGGGCAGGGCCCCGTAGGGGGCCTGGTTCATGTTCCCGAGGGTGAACTGCCCCTGGTTGAAGGCCAGCACCGCGTTGCCGGAGGCGATGGGCCGGGCCACGTAGAGGCGGTTGAAGGTGGTGTCGTAGGCCAGGGAGGCGTTGGCGGGGGTGTTGGACCCGTCCCACAGCTTCGTGCCGTCGCCCACGAGCACCTGGGTGTTGTACTGGAACGCGGTGCCCGACGAGAGGCGCAGGCGCGGTCCCCCGTTGAGCACGCCCAGGGTGTCGGGAACGGTGGACCCGCTGCGGAAGAACCCGATGAGGTTGCCGGAGCCCGTGGCGGCGATGGCGGCGCCCCCGGTGTCCTGGGTGATGGTGCTGTCCAGGTACGTGCCCGCCGGGGCCACGGTGCCCGAGAGGATGGAATCCGGGTTGCTCACGACCCAGATGCGCCAGGCGTTGCTGGAACCCGTCTCCAGCACGTAGAGGGTGCCCGAGGACGTGTCCAGGGCCGCCTGGGAGAACACGGACGACGCCAGGCGATCGGAGCTGGTGTTGCCCAGGGTGAACGTGGCGATGTCCGTGGTGGAGCTGAGGGTGCCGTTCTGGTTGCTGGCGTTGTTGACGCGCACCACGCCGCCGGTCTCGCTGATCAGGTACAGGTTGTTGCTGTTGGTGTTCAGCACCATCCCCCCCCAGGCCAGGGTGCCCAGGTTCGTGATGGCGTCGCCCTTGATGGTCCGGGCCGCG is a genomic window containing:
- a CDS encoding cell division protein FtsX, which encodes MVFYRLLGLLIRDVVNDLFRHRGQHFLAVLTLASGLLLAGGGLLVVQGLDRWVSRMEGLARITIFANEGGGLDQAEGQLRRDPRFASVKRISSQETTRRFLETTRDAGLMLKSLGEPIPETLELSLRPDLLAARKAIDVGESLRSLPGVGDVVVDQERLEGLQKTARLMRSALSSFGVLLLVAAGFATGNVIRMCIMTREEEITIMRLVGATEGFIRTPLLVEGGVLGLLASMVAVLGLLGLWWPVAHGMGRLSPLLVELARLGFFSPGNLALIGLIGTATGALGALWGFWTTQRAMRKSEALMEQRGA